The genomic region CTCGAAAGGCGGGACGACCTGCAGAACCTTCCAGTACAGCGGCAGCAGGCCCCAGAGGGTGAAGGCCCCGGCCGCGGCCAGCAGGGCCGGGCCCACCGGGGTGGACGACGTTGTCGGTTTCATGGTTTTCGGGCCGTTCTGGCCTGCTGCCGTCGCTCAGTACACCTTGCGCCGGTCAAAGCCCCGGCCCAGGACGCTGAAGGTGTTCTCCACGATGAACATGGCCTCCGGGTCCACCGTGAAGACGAGTTCCTCCAGCCGCTTGAGCTGGATGTTGTTGACGACCGTCATCAGGATCTTCTTGTCTTGGCCCGTGTAGGCTCCGACACCCTTCAGGAAGGTCGCCCCCCGCCTGAGCTCGTCCACGATCTTGCGGCCTATCTCTTCCGGTCGGTTGGAAATGATGAAGACCACCTTGCGCTGGCTGAACAGGGCCAAGGTCTTTTCCACCGTCATGGACGAGATGAACACCAGAATCATGGAGGCCACCACCAGATCGGGGCTGAGAACGGCCAGGCTGAACCCGAACAGGACGAAGTTGAAGACAAAGGAGAACCGGCCGATGCCGATGTTGTACTTCTGGTAGAGGTACACGGCGATGATGTCCGTTCCCCCGCCCGATCCCAGGGACCGAAGAACGATTCCGGCCCCGAACCCGACCATGGCCCCGCAGGCCACGCAGGCGTAGACTTGGTTCGCGATGGAGAATGAGGTGGGGATGATCTGGTAGATCAGGGTCGTGTAGACCATGGCGTAGAAGCTGTAGAGGCAGAACCTCCGGCTGATCTTGAACCATCCAAAGACGAAGATCGGGACGTTCAGGAAGAAGAACAACATCCCCGGGTTGAGAAACTCCGTGGCGTAGTAGATCAGCGAGGAAATCCCGAAGATCCCTCCAGGCATAAACTGGTGGGGGACGGCCAGGGTCTTGATCCCGAAGGTGTAGATCGTCGAGCCGAGGGAAATCAGAAACAGGTTCCAGGGGATCGCGTACCGAAAATCTTTGCCGAGAAACATGGGGCTCCGGAAATGGTTGAATATTGGGCAGGGCGGGCTGCCGAAACGCCCCGGAC from Deltaproteobacteria bacterium harbors:
- a CDS encoding YitT family protein, producing the protein MFLGKDFRYAIPWNLFLISLGSTIYTFGIKTLAVPHQFMPGGIFGISSLIYYATEFLNPGMLFFFLNVPIFVFGWFKISRRFCLYSFYAMVYTTLIYQIIPTSFSIANQVYACVACGAMVGFGAGIVLRSLGSGGGTDIIAVYLYQKYNIGIGRFSFVFNFVLFGFSLAVLSPDLVVASMILVFISSMTVEKTLALFSQRKVVFIISNRPEEIGRKIVDELRRGATFLKGVGAYTGQDKKILMTVVNNIQLKRLEELVFTVDPEAMFIVENTFSVLGRGFDRRKVY